From a single Silene latifolia isolate original U9 population chromosome 6, ASM4854445v1, whole genome shotgun sequence genomic region:
- the LOC141658778 gene encoding ras-related protein RABG3a-like, which yields MSSYTPSQDTLLKVIVLGDSGVGKTSLINTYVHKKFKLQFKPTIGADVVAKKLQVDGKKVSLQIWDTAGQERFQSLGPAFFRGADACVLVYDVNVQKSFDSLQTWHHEFIKQTDISDPTKFPFVVIGNKIDLDNGASRAVTTKRAKEWCASIEGEPDAVPYFETSAKENVNVDEAFLDIAKVALSKGHAQDIYYESMVGSLSEIEEAQSGGCPC from the exons ATGTCGTCGTATACGCCTTCACAAGATACATTGCTCAAGGTTATAGTCCTTGGTGATTCTGG GGTTGGCAAGACCTCGTTAATTAACAC ATACGTGCACAAAAAGTTCAAACTACAATTCAAGCCAACAATTGGTGCAGACGTTGTTGCAAAGAAATTACAAGTAGATGGCAAAAAAGTCAGTCTTCAG ATTTGGGACACGGCAGGACAAGAGAGGTTTCAAAGCCTAGGACCAGCATTTTTTAGAGGAGCAGATGCTTGTGTCTTAGTGTATGATGTTAATGTACAGAAATCTTTCGATTCACTTCAAACTTGGCACCATGAATTCATCAAACAG ACGGATATCTCCGATCCAACTAAATTTCCGTTTGTAGTAATTGGAAACAAGATTGATCTAGACAATGGTGCTAGTCGTGCG GTAACTACGAAGAGAGCAAAAGAGTGGTGCGCCTCCATAGAAGGAGAACCTGATGCTGTTCCATACTTTGAGACTTCAGCTAAGGAAAATGTAAATGTAGATGAAGCATTTCTTGATATAGCAAAAGTTGCACTTTCCAAAGGCCATGCTCAAGATAT ATACTACGAAAGTATGGTGGGGTCTCTTTCAGAAATTGAAGAAGCACAAAGTGGCGGATGTCCATGCTAG